A region of Flavobacteriales bacterium DNA encodes the following proteins:
- the dnaB gene encoding replicative DNA helicase, producing the protein MEELKTKKNIDRLKRPSSFGNAAIEGGKLPPQAIELEEAVLGAILMDSKALNDVIDALRPDAFYDPRHQQIFEAVTRLFNESKPIDILTVTEKVRELGHLEAIGGPFYISQLTNKVASTANAEVHARIITQKFILRELIRISSETIKDAYDETTDVFDLLDRTESKLYTVSEGNLKRSYDAMSSLMKEAILQIEEVMKMEEGVSGVPSGFKDLDKVTSGWQRSDMVVIAARPGMGKTAFVLSMARNTAVEFQRPVAIFSLEMSSVQLVQRLIASETEISSEKLRKGSLRDDEFAHLHARIGRLSKAPIFIDDTPALSVFELRAKCRRLKQQHNIEMIIIDYLQLMTAGGDKGNREQEISTISRSIKSIAKELNVPVIALSQLNRSVETRGGDKKPQLSDLRESGAIEQDADLVSFIYRPEYYNIHEYEDGMPTKNIGEFIIAKHRNGALDTIKLRFQNELAKFSDLQAFDFHETIDPLSPDMGFSDAGPTITLQSKMNDDWSPDESTDADDLDF; encoded by the coding sequence ATGGAAGAACTGAAGACAAAGAAGAATATCGACCGCCTGAAACGTCCCTCATCATTTGGGAACGCGGCCATAGAAGGAGGCAAATTACCTCCTCAGGCTATCGAATTAGAAGAAGCAGTGCTCGGTGCGATCCTCATGGATTCCAAAGCACTGAACGATGTGATAGATGCCCTGCGTCCCGATGCCTTTTATGACCCTAGGCATCAGCAGATCTTCGAGGCCGTGACCAGATTGTTCAATGAGTCGAAACCTATCGATATTCTGACAGTCACTGAGAAAGTGCGAGAACTCGGACATCTTGAGGCTATTGGAGGTCCCTTCTACATCTCGCAGTTGACCAACAAGGTGGCATCTACAGCCAATGCAGAAGTTCATGCTAGGATCATCACTCAGAAATTCATTCTGAGGGAATTGATTCGAATCTCATCCGAGACGATTAAGGATGCGTACGATGAGACCACCGATGTCTTCGATCTCCTTGACCGCACAGAAAGCAAACTCTACACCGTCTCAGAAGGGAATCTGAAACGATCCTATGATGCGATGTCCTCATTGATGAAAGAGGCGATCTTACAGATCGAAGAGGTCATGAAGATGGAAGAAGGCGTAAGTGGAGTTCCATCAGGGTTCAAGGACTTGGATAAGGTCACCTCTGGTTGGCAACGATCGGATATGGTCGTGATCGCAGCCCGTCCAGGTATGGGTAAAACTGCATTTGTACTGTCCATGGCACGTAATACCGCAGTGGAGTTTCAACGACCAGTCGCCATATTCTCTCTTGAGATGTCATCTGTTCAGTTGGTCCAACGACTGATTGCCAGTGAGACCGAGATCTCTTCTGAGAAACTAAGAAAAGGTAGCTTGAGAGATGATGAATTTGCTCATCTCCATGCTCGCATTGGACGTCTATCCAAGGCTCCTATTTTCATCGATGATACCCCTGCCCTCTCTGTATTTGAACTGAGGGCAAAGTGCAGACGTCTCAAGCAACAGCATAATATTGAGATGATCATCATTGATTATCTCCAATTGATGACAGCGGGCGGAGATAAAGGAAACAGAGAGCAAGAAATTTCAACTATTTCACGCTCCATCAAGAGTATTGCCAAAGAATTGAATGTCCCAGTTATTGCACTTTCGCAATTGAATCGATCGGTGGAGACTAGAGGTGGTGATAAGAAACCCCAACTATCGGATCTCAGAGAATCAGGAGCAATCGAGCAGGATGCTGATCTGGTCTCGTTCATCTACCGTCCAGAGTACTATAACATACATGAGTACGAAGATGGTATGCCAACGAAGAATATCGGAGAGTTCATTATCGCCAAGCACAGGAACGGTGCCTTGGACACGATCAAGCTGAGATTCCAGAACGAGTTGGCGAAATTCAGCGATCTACAGGCATTCGACTTCCACGAGACCATCGACCCACTTTCCCCTGACATGGGATTCTCCGATGCTGGTCCAACCATCACTCTGCAGTCTAAAATGAATGATGATTGGAGCCCAGATGAATCCACCGATGCAGACGATCTAGACTTCTGA